The Streptomyces nitrosporeus genome includes a window with the following:
- a CDS encoding DUF1427 family protein, protein MAYATALGAGLLVGVLYTVVRVKSPAPPPTALSGLLGMVLGQALLGVLL, encoded by the coding sequence ATGGCGTACGCGACCGCTCTGGGCGCGGGCCTGCTCGTGGGCGTGCTGTACACGGTGGTGCGGGTGAAGTCGCCGGCACCGCCGCCGACGGCGCTGTCCGGCCTGCTCGGCATGGTGCTGGGACAGGCACTGCTCGGGGTCCTGCTGTGA
- a CDS encoding amidohydrolase family protein — protein MTPPGRTGLIDVHAHFVTDSYVRRARAAGHELPDGVPAWPTWSAAAHLELMDRGGIDTAVLSVSSPGVHFGDPAAARALAREVNEDGAETVRGHPGRFGLFASLPLPDVDASLAEAEYALDVLGADGVVLETNSHGVYLGDPRLEPLFAELGRRGAVVFLHPTSPVCWERSALGRPRPMVEFVFDTARTVTDLLFAGTLLRHPGLKVVVPHCGGALPVLADRINGFMRLFMPSEDGAPDAVAQLRELYYDVAGPAFPRQVPALLNLARPDRLLYGSDYCWTPAPAAAAHAASFTGAPGPVEGVSWPELTTRNARTLLPRLTG, from the coding sequence ATGACCCCGCCCGGCCGCACCGGCCTCATCGACGTCCACGCCCACTTCGTCACCGACTCCTACGTCCGCCGGGCGCGGGCCGCGGGCCATGAGCTGCCCGACGGCGTCCCCGCCTGGCCCACCTGGTCCGCCGCGGCGCACCTGGAGCTGATGGACCGCGGCGGCATCGACACCGCCGTCCTCTCGGTCTCCTCCCCCGGGGTGCACTTCGGTGACCCCGCCGCGGCCCGCGCGCTGGCCCGGGAGGTCAACGAGGACGGGGCGGAGACCGTCCGCGGACACCCGGGCCGTTTCGGCCTGTTCGCCTCGCTGCCGCTCCCCGACGTCGACGCGTCCCTGGCGGAGGCGGAGTACGCCCTGGACGTGCTGGGCGCCGACGGCGTCGTCCTGGAGACCAACAGCCACGGCGTGTACCTGGGCGACCCCCGGCTGGAACCGCTCTTCGCCGAGCTGGGCCGGCGCGGGGCCGTGGTCTTCCTCCATCCCACCTCACCGGTGTGCTGGGAGCGGTCGGCGCTGGGCAGGCCGCGTCCGATGGTGGAGTTCGTCTTCGACACCGCGCGGACGGTGACGGATCTGCTGTTCGCCGGGACGCTGCTGCGCCACCCCGGCCTGAAGGTCGTCGTCCCGCACTGCGGTGGGGCGCTGCCCGTGCTGGCCGACCGGATCAACGGCTTCATGCGGCTGTTCATGCCGTCCGAGGACGGGGCACCCGACGCGGTCGCCCAGCTGCGGGAGCTGTACTACGACGTCGCGGGGCCCGCCTTCCCCCGCCAGGTGCCGGCCCTCCTCAACCTCGCCCGGCCCGACCGGCTGCTCTACGGCAGCGACTACTGCTGGACACCCGCGCCGGCCGCCGCCGCGCACGCCGCCTCGTTCACCGGTGCCCCCGGCCCGGTGGAAGGCGTCTCCTGGCCGGAACTGACGACGCGTAACGCCCGTACCCTGCTCCCCCGTCTCACCGGCTGA
- a CDS encoding DUF5701 family protein has protein sequence MPETMPATATTTDLPALPSLNTQAERLIEHGVPELAGLTPDELRGFAEAAGAFADGAGALLAVHPDRVPASALAPLLRRDGKPGFVVTDMQDVDLFAPLGTVALPDAPLYLLTGVDRGDRMANWSPDEALPALTAEARTPLLLTEGIHWVLQQPAALERNHCFMTIGSRLRKATGVLDARTPALWISNGTGRDGRERRDAPKVGWCWAGNRHTWLGFASATARRTR, from the coding sequence GTGCCCGAGACCATGCCCGCCACCGCCACCACCACCGATCTCCCGGCACTCCCGTCCCTGAACACCCAGGCCGAGCGCCTGATCGAACACGGAGTGCCCGAGCTCGCCGGGCTCACCCCCGATGAGCTGCGCGGCTTCGCCGAGGCGGCCGGGGCCTTCGCGGACGGTGCGGGCGCCCTGCTCGCCGTCCATCCGGACCGCGTGCCCGCGTCCGCCCTCGCGCCCCTGCTCCGCCGTGACGGGAAGCCGGGCTTCGTCGTCACCGACATGCAGGACGTCGACCTCTTCGCCCCGCTCGGCACGGTCGCGCTGCCCGACGCGCCGCTGTACCTCCTCACCGGTGTGGACCGCGGCGACCGGATGGCCAACTGGAGCCCGGACGAGGCGCTGCCCGCCCTCACCGCCGAGGCCCGCACCCCGTTGCTGCTCACCGAGGGCATCCACTGGGTGCTGCAACAGCCCGCCGCCCTGGAGCGGAATCACTGCTTCATGACCATCGGGTCCCGGCTGCGCAAGGCCACCGGGGTGCTTGACGCCCGCACCCCGGCGCTCTGGATCAGCAACGGCACCGGGCGCGACGGCCGCGAGCGCCGCGACGCGCCCAAGGTCGGCTGGTGCTGGGCGGGCAACCGGCACACCTGGCTGGGTTTCGCCTCCGCGACGGCCCGCCGGACCCGCTGA
- a CDS encoding carbohydrate binding domain-containing protein, with translation MRRTRLRLLRGPLGAALAATVTLGLLTSVPGAPDPGQAVPVAASESTATVFYYTKTRNWSAYKLHYAPDGGSWTTVPGVAMEAACTDWVKKTVSLGGASGLAATFNDGSGVWDNNSGKNYALGTGTITVKDGVVAHSDPCADTGPDPSPSPSPGTGGTADVYYSTTTVGWSTVNLHYQPKGGSWTAVPGVGMEAACTGWVRRTVDLGTAASLRAAFNNGNGIWDNNNGADYTVPAGVTTVKDRKVTAGAADPCAAETPDTEAPSAPPKVSASADGVSVVLTWEPSTDDRGVTKYQVTRTGGTRGTVVSDVGSTVFSDTGLEERTAYSYTVRAVDAAGNVSAASAAATATTGTKPAGPAAGKPLGTDPRKDPIYFVLTARFNDGDASNNRGGNQHQKSGNAANDDPMFRGDFKGLINKLDYIKGLGMSAVWITPVVLNRSDYDYHGYHGYDFYEVDSRLESAGASYQDLIDAAHAKGMKIYQDVVYNHSSRWGAKGLFTPTVYGVRDTQWSWYYDEKNDGFEYDGLTVETKSGKSYYNGDLWSTAEPSGNTCVNWGTPTQHTSPEGYRIYNCQWPSPTSGMFPKAYYHNCWIGNWEGEDSRSCWLHDDLADFDTESAPVQNYLIGAYNKYIDMGVDGFRVDTAVHIPRTTWNRRFLPAIQDRVTQQFGAEAAKNFFVFGEVAAFVNDKWNRGSVNHSAQFYTWKERKEYSADDKKAALEMYDYEQQQGTGSQPTSDNAFLKGNSYHTPDHSRFSGMNVIDMRMHMNFGDANNAYGNGKDSDDSYNDATYNVVYVDSHDYGPNKSSERYAGGTDAWAENMSLMWTFRGIPTLYYGSEIEFQAGKKIDCGPTCPLETTGRAYFGDHIAGDVKASGFGTVSSASGAVADTLSKPLVKHVQRLNQIRRAIPALQMGQYSTEGISGSMAYKRRYTDTASGTDSFALVTVSGGATYSGVPNGTYKDAVTGDTQVVTGGKLTVAAPGKGNLRVYVLDLGGKNAAPGKIGTAGTYLK, from the coding sequence ATGAGACGCACCCGCCTACGGCTGCTCAGAGGCCCTCTCGGGGCGGCCCTCGCCGCCACCGTGACGCTGGGCCTCCTGACTTCGGTACCCGGCGCTCCGGACCCGGGACAGGCCGTGCCCGTGGCAGCCTCGGAGTCGACCGCCACCGTCTTCTACTACACGAAGACCAGGAACTGGTCCGCCTACAAGCTCCATTACGCACCCGACGGCGGCTCCTGGACCACCGTGCCCGGCGTGGCGATGGAGGCCGCCTGCACGGACTGGGTGAAGAAGACCGTCAGCCTGGGCGGCGCTTCCGGTCTGGCCGCCACCTTCAACGACGGCTCCGGGGTCTGGGACAACAACTCCGGTAAGAACTACGCCCTGGGCACCGGCACCATCACGGTCAAGGACGGCGTGGTGGCCCACAGCGACCCGTGCGCGGACACCGGCCCGGACCCGAGCCCCAGCCCGTCCCCCGGTACGGGTGGCACCGCCGACGTCTACTACTCGACCACCACCGTCGGCTGGAGCACCGTCAACCTGCACTACCAGCCGAAGGGCGGCAGCTGGACGGCCGTACCGGGTGTCGGCATGGAGGCCGCCTGCACCGGCTGGGTGCGCAGGACGGTCGACCTCGGCACCGCGGCCTCGCTGCGGGCCGCGTTCAACAACGGCAACGGCATCTGGGACAACAACAACGGGGCCGACTACACCGTCCCCGCGGGCGTCACCACCGTGAAGGACAGGAAGGTCACCGCCGGCGCCGCGGACCCGTGCGCGGCCGAGACCCCCGACACCGAGGCGCCGAGCGCCCCGCCGAAGGTCTCCGCGAGCGCCGACGGGGTGTCCGTCGTCCTCACCTGGGAACCGTCCACGGACGACCGCGGGGTGACGAAGTACCAGGTGACGCGGACCGGCGGTACCAGGGGAACGGTCGTCAGCGATGTCGGCTCCACGGTGTTCTCGGACACCGGGCTGGAGGAGAGGACGGCCTACAGCTACACGGTCAGGGCCGTCGACGCGGCCGGGAACGTCTCGGCGGCCTCGGCGGCGGCGACCGCCACCACCGGGACGAAGCCGGCGGGGCCGGCCGCCGGGAAGCCGCTGGGCACCGACCCCCGCAAGGACCCGATCTACTTCGTGCTCACCGCCCGCTTCAACGACGGTGACGCCTCCAACAACCGGGGCGGCAACCAGCACCAGAAGTCGGGCAACGCGGCCAACGACGACCCGATGTTCCGGGGCGACTTCAAGGGCCTGATCAACAAGCTGGACTACATCAAGGGCCTCGGCATGTCGGCCGTCTGGATCACCCCGGTGGTCCTGAACCGCTCCGACTACGACTACCACGGCTACCACGGCTACGACTTCTACGAGGTGGACTCCCGTCTGGAGTCCGCCGGGGCCTCGTACCAGGACCTGATCGACGCGGCCCACGCCAAGGGCATGAAGATCTACCAGGACGTCGTGTACAACCACTCCTCGCGCTGGGGCGCGAAGGGCCTGTTCACCCCGACGGTGTACGGGGTCCGCGACACCCAGTGGAGCTGGTACTACGACGAGAAGAACGACGGCTTCGAGTACGACGGCCTGACCGTCGAGACCAAGTCCGGCAAGTCGTACTACAACGGCGACCTGTGGTCGACCGCCGAGCCGTCGGGCAACACCTGCGTCAACTGGGGCACGCCCACGCAGCACACCTCGCCCGAGGGATACCGGATCTACAACTGCCAGTGGCCCAGCCCCACTTCGGGAATGTTCCCGAAGGCGTACTACCACAACTGCTGGATCGGCAACTGGGAGGGCGAGGACTCGCGGAGCTGCTGGCTCCACGACGACCTGGCCGACTTCGACACCGAGAGCGCGCCCGTCCAGAACTACCTGATCGGCGCCTACAACAAGTACATCGACATGGGCGTCGACGGATTCCGGGTCGACACGGCCGTGCACATCCCCCGCACCACGTGGAACCGCCGCTTCCTGCCGGCGATCCAGGACCGTGTCACCCAGCAGTTCGGCGCCGAGGCCGCGAAGAACTTCTTCGTCTTCGGTGAGGTGGCGGCCTTCGTCAACGACAAGTGGAACCGCGGCTCGGTCAACCACTCGGCGCAGTTCTACACCTGGAAGGAGCGCAAGGAGTACAGCGCGGACGACAAGAAGGCCGCCCTGGAGATGTACGACTACGAGCAGCAGCAGGGCACCGGCTCCCAGCCGACCTCGGACAACGCCTTCCTGAAGGGCAACAGCTACCACACGCCGGACCACAGCCGGTTCTCCGGGATGAACGTCATCGACATGCGTATGCACATGAACTTCGGTGACGCGAACAACGCCTACGGCAACGGCAAGGACTCCGACGACAGTTACAACGACGCCACCTACAACGTCGTGTACGTCGACAGCCACGACTACGGCCCGAACAAGAGCAGTGAGCGGTACGCGGGCGGAACCGACGCCTGGGCGGAGAACATGTCGCTGATGTGGACCTTCCGCGGCATCCCCACCCTCTACTACGGCTCGGAGATCGAGTTCCAGGCGGGCAAGAAGATCGACTGCGGTCCCACCTGCCCGCTGGAGACGACCGGACGGGCCTATTTCGGCGACCACATCGCCGGTGACGTCAAGGCCTCCGGCTTCGGTACGGTCTCCTCGGCGAGCGGCGCCGTCGCGGACACCCTGTCCAAGCCGCTGGTCAAGCACGTGCAGCGGCTCAACCAGATCCGCCGTGCGATCCCGGCGCTCCAGATGGGCCAGTACTCCACCGAGGGCATCTCCGGATCGATGGCGTACAAGCGCCGCTACACGGACACGGCGAGCGGCACCGACAGCTTCGCGCTGGTGACCGTCTCGGGCGGCGCCACCTACTCCGGTGTCCCGAACGGCACCTACAAGGACGCCGTCACCGGGGACACCCAGGTGGTGACCGGCGGCAAGCTCACCGTCGCGGCCCCGGGCAAGGGCAACCTGCGGGTGTACGTCCTCGACCTGGGCGGGAAGAACGCCGCGCCGGGGAAGATCGGCACGGCGGGTACGTACCTGAAGTGA
- a CDS encoding alpha/beta hydrolase — translation MTRSDAPPFPFELLAPPDPAVLPLPGASFPAPGVELLRGVVYDVPAGCRPLALDLWLPREAEGPVPLVVFAHGGAWRTGLRDDLGPRFRDWRPGPFARLAQAGFAVACPDYRLTGEARFPAQRDDLAAALRWLRGRADELGVDASRTVLWGASAGAHLAAHTALTTRETGAGPVRGCVGWYGPSDLGALAEDHTGGYDAADPSSFEALLIGAPPAADEERTRAASPVAQVTGDAPAFLLLHGGADTIVPARQSVRLADALRGAGVPVDLRLVDGADHLWVGLSDEGVAECFDRSVEFIRACTR, via the coding sequence ATGACCCGGTCCGACGCCCCGCCCTTCCCCTTCGAGCTCCTCGCCCCGCCCGACCCCGCCGTGCTGCCGCTGCCCGGCGCTTCCTTCCCCGCGCCGGGGGTGGAGCTGCTGCGCGGCGTGGTCTACGACGTGCCCGCGGGCTGCCGGCCGCTCGCCCTCGACCTGTGGCTGCCCCGGGAGGCCGAAGGCCCCGTGCCCCTCGTCGTGTTCGCGCACGGAGGCGCGTGGCGTACGGGGCTCCGCGACGACTTGGGGCCCCGCTTCCGTGACTGGCGGCCCGGTCCGTTCGCCCGCCTCGCCCAGGCCGGTTTCGCGGTTGCCTGCCCCGACTACCGGCTCACTGGAGAGGCGCGCTTCCCGGCCCAGCGGGACGATCTCGCGGCCGCGCTGCGCTGGCTGCGGGGCCGGGCGGACGAGCTGGGGGTGGACGCCTCCCGTACCGTGCTGTGGGGTGCGTCCGCGGGCGCCCATCTGGCCGCGCACACAGCGCTCACCACCCGGGAGACCGGGGCCGGGCCGGTCCGGGGATGTGTGGGCTGGTACGGGCCCAGCGATCTCGGGGCGCTGGCCGAGGACCACACCGGCGGCTACGACGCCGCCGACCCGTCGTCGTTCGAGGCGCTCCTGATCGGTGCGCCGCCGGCCGCCGACGAGGAGCGGACGCGGGCCGCGAGCCCCGTCGCCCAGGTCACCGGCGACGCTCCCGCCTTCCTGCTGCTGCACGGCGGCGCGGACACCATCGTGCCCGCGCGGCAGAGCGTCCGCCTGGCCGACGCCCTGCGCGGGGCGGGGGTGCCGGTCGATCTGCGCCTGGTCGACGGGGCGGACCACCTGTGGGTGGGGCTCTCGGACGAGGGTGTCGCCGAGTGCTTCGACCGGTCGGTGGAGTTCATCAGGGCGTGCACCCGCTGA
- a CDS encoding DUF1427 family protein, producing the protein MNPVRWARRNTAWRAAAVSLAAGLVMGAVYELLGVVSPAPPLLGLTGLLGIVLGERGASAWRDRRAHRRVDARRPPAPRDAAHPAGPAPSRSTPPGESA; encoded by the coding sequence GTGAACCCCGTGCGGTGGGCGCGGCGGAACACCGCGTGGCGTGCGGCGGCCGTGTCCCTCGCGGCGGGACTGGTGATGGGGGCCGTCTACGAACTGCTGGGCGTCGTCTCCCCCGCTCCGCCGCTGCTGGGCCTCACCGGACTGCTCGGCATCGTGCTGGGCGAACGGGGGGCGAGCGCGTGGCGGGACAGGCGCGCGCACCGCCGCGTGGACGCGCGCCGCCCGCCGGCGCCCCGGGACGCGGCCCACCCCGCCGGCCCGGCCCCCTCACGAAGCACACCCCCAGGAGAATCCGCATGA
- a CDS encoding quercetin 2,3-dioxygenase, protein MTIEYATQYRTRSHIPSEPGKPYFIEKGMGDRAHLFGDLFTVYAGGEQTENTFNFFTCEGAKGDIIPAHMHPDTYEVFYIGSGAVRLFVEDLEGEQHEKLLTVGDFGFVPKNCPHAYRIERHHSRIIGVASGPGGTFERFFENLGTPTEELTLPREPYVPKPHKFGTVPQEFDVRFLPGQQWHGQD, encoded by the coding sequence ATGACCATCGAGTACGCCACCCAGTACCGCACCCGCTCCCACATCCCCTCGGAGCCCGGCAAGCCGTACTTCATCGAGAAGGGCATGGGCGACCGGGCCCATCTCTTCGGTGACCTGTTCACCGTCTACGCCGGCGGTGAACAGACCGAGAACACCTTCAACTTCTTCACCTGCGAGGGCGCGAAGGGCGACATCATCCCCGCCCACATGCACCCGGACACCTACGAGGTGTTCTACATCGGCAGCGGTGCCGTCCGGCTCTTCGTCGAGGACCTGGAGGGCGAGCAGCACGAGAAGCTGCTGACGGTCGGCGACTTCGGCTTCGTACCGAAGAACTGCCCGCACGCCTACCGGATCGAACGCCACCACAGCCGGATCATCGGTGTGGCGTCGGGCCCCGGCGGCACCTTCGAGCGCTTCTTCGAGAACCTCGGCACGCCGACCGAGGAACTGACGCTCCCCCGCGAGCCCTACGTCCCGAAGCCGCACAAGTTCGGTACGGTCCCCCAGGAGTTCGACGTGCGCTTCCTGCCCGGACAGCAGTGGCACGGCCAGGACTGA
- a CDS encoding carbohydrate ABC transporter permease: MGTPSYTDGPAGHRTPPARGVPRRRHFADRPRRSVLLTALMGLTALYALLPLAWLVINATKTQKSLLDSFGLWFSGDFALWDNITQTLTYDDGIFVRWFLNTLLYVVAGAGGATFLAVLGGYGLAKFDFPGKRAVFATVIGAVAVPATALAVPTFLMFSKAGLTDTPWAVVVPSLVSPFGLYLMWVFAAEAVPAELLEAARVDGSGELRTFFQVALPLLTPGIVTVLLFTMVQTWNNYFLPLIMLKDPDWYPLTLGLNAWNEQASTAGGHAVFNLVITGSLLTIVPLVAAFLLLQRYWRSGLAAGSVKG; this comes from the coding sequence ATGGGCACACCTTCGTACACCGACGGGCCGGCCGGCCACCGCACCCCGCCGGCCCGGGGAGTCCCGCGCCGGCGCCACTTTGCCGACCGGCCGCGCCGCAGCGTCCTGCTCACCGCGCTGATGGGCCTGACCGCGCTCTACGCACTCCTGCCGCTGGCCTGGCTCGTCATCAACGCCACCAAGACGCAGAAAAGCCTCCTCGACTCCTTCGGTCTCTGGTTCAGCGGGGACTTCGCCCTCTGGGACAACATCACCCAGACCCTCACCTACGACGACGGCATCTTCGTCCGCTGGTTCCTCAACACCCTGCTGTACGTGGTCGCGGGGGCCGGCGGGGCCACCTTCCTCGCCGTTCTGGGCGGCTACGGCCTGGCCAAGTTCGACTTCCCGGGCAAGCGCGCCGTGTTCGCCACCGTCATCGGAGCGGTGGCCGTCCCCGCCACCGCGCTGGCCGTCCCCACCTTCCTCATGTTCAGCAAGGCGGGGCTCACCGACACACCGTGGGCCGTCGTCGTCCCCTCCCTCGTCTCGCCGTTCGGCCTCTACCTCATGTGGGTGTTCGCCGCCGAGGCCGTCCCCGCCGAACTGCTGGAAGCGGCCCGGGTGGACGGCTCCGGGGAACTGCGGACGTTCTTCCAGGTCGCGCTCCCGCTGCTCACCCCCGGCATCGTGACCGTCCTGCTGTTCACCATGGTGCAGACCTGGAACAACTACTTCCTGCCCCTGATCATGCTCAAGGACCCGGACTGGTACCCGCTGACCCTCGGCCTGAACGCCTGGAACGAGCAGGCGTCCACCGCGGGCGGCCACGCCGTCTTCAACCTGGTCATCACGGGCTCCCTGCTGACGATCGTGCCGCTGGTCGCCGCCTTCCTGCTGCTCCAGCGCTACTGGCGGTCCGGGCTGGCGGCGGGCAGCGTCAAGGGATGA
- a CDS encoding SMI1/KNR4 family protein, whose translation MPVIWTPRGSLTEADLRALEAELGTVLPGDYRAWLAATNGAGFPERAWIPEHEIFAEETLWGYRTARADTDLVEGRRRTRDVFTDDYTAITRTLSGYLAVKTGGEDRGSVWEFDIDRMREDGHYDPVAVCTRTLVRLADDFTGFLELWETDRSAESLGPPEHPGPEPGRAGADG comes from the coding sequence ATGCCCGTCATATGGACACCGCGCGGTTCGCTGACCGAGGCGGATCTGCGTGCTCTGGAGGCGGAACTCGGGACGGTTCTGCCCGGGGACTACCGCGCCTGGCTCGCCGCCACCAACGGTGCCGGGTTCCCCGAGCGCGCCTGGATCCCGGAGCACGAGATCTTCGCCGAGGAAACGCTGTGGGGGTACCGCACCGCCCGGGCGGACACCGATCTGGTCGAGGGCCGCCGGCGCACCCGCGACGTGTTCACCGACGACTACACCGCGATCACCCGCACCCTGTCCGGCTACCTCGCGGTGAAGACGGGCGGGGAAGACCGGGGGTCGGTGTGGGAGTTCGACATCGACCGGATGCGCGAGGACGGGCACTACGACCCGGTGGCCGTCTGCACACGCACGCTGGTGCGGCTGGCCGACGACTTCACCGGGTTCCTGGAACTGTGGGAGACCGACAGAAGCGCCGAGTCCCTCGGACCGCCGGAACACCCCGGGCCGGAGCCCGGGCGGGCGGGCGCCGACGGGTGA
- a CDS encoding carbohydrate ABC transporter permease, which translates to MTAVTPLTTGRRPPAKGPGSRRAWTGWAFVGPFMAVFALVFLAPIAYSLYLSFFRDQLVGGTSFVGLDNFRRVLEDEQFWAAVGRVAVFLAVQVPVMLGLALLVALALDSGRLYGKSFFRISVFLPYAVPAVVATLMWGFIYGTRFGLVGNINDTFGVSLPDPLSPSLVLAGIGNIVTWEFIGYNMLIFYSALRVVPKALYEAAEIDGAGQWRVITAVKIPAIRGALVIATIFSVIGSFQLFNEPSILRSLAPNAITTYFTPNLYTFTLSFSGRQQNYAATVSLVMGVVTMIIAYAVQLRGMRKEA; encoded by the coding sequence ATGACGGCCGTTACGCCGCTCACGACCGGACGCCGCCCACCAGCGAAAGGGCCCGGGTCCCGGCGGGCATGGACCGGGTGGGCCTTCGTCGGCCCGTTCATGGCCGTGTTCGCCCTGGTCTTCCTCGCCCCGATCGCCTACTCCCTCTATCTGAGCTTCTTCCGCGACCAGTTGGTGGGCGGCACCTCGTTCGTCGGCCTGGACAACTTCCGGCGGGTCCTCGAGGACGAGCAGTTCTGGGCGGCGGTGGGCCGGGTGGCGGTCTTCCTCGCGGTCCAGGTGCCCGTGATGCTCGGACTCGCCCTGCTCGTCGCCCTGGCGCTCGACAGCGGCAGGCTCTACGGGAAGAGCTTCTTCCGGATCTCCGTCTTCCTGCCGTACGCCGTACCCGCCGTCGTCGCGACCCTGATGTGGGGCTTCATCTACGGCACCCGCTTCGGACTGGTGGGGAACATCAACGACACCTTCGGCGTGTCGCTGCCCGACCCGCTCTCACCCTCCCTGGTGCTCGCCGGCATCGGCAACATCGTCACCTGGGAGTTCATCGGCTACAACATGCTGATCTTCTACTCGGCACTGCGCGTCGTCCCCAAGGCCCTCTACGAGGCCGCCGAGATCGACGGTGCGGGACAGTGGCGGGTCATCACCGCCGTGAAGATCCCCGCGATCCGCGGGGCCCTGGTGATCGCGACGATCTTCTCCGTGATCGGCAGCTTCCAGCTGTTCAACGAGCCCAGCATCCTGCGGAGCCTGGCGCCCAACGCGATCACGACCTACTTCACGCCCAACCTCTACACCTTCACGCTGTCCTTCTCCGGCAGGCAGCAGAACTACGCGGCCACGGTCTCCCTCGTCATGGGCGTCGTCACGATGATCATCGCGTACGCGGTCCAGCTGCGCGGCATGCGAAAGGAGGCGTGA
- a CDS encoding LacI family DNA-binding transcriptional regulator, producing the protein MADVARLAGVSSQTVSRVSNGHSSVTEETRRRVLSAMQELNYRPNSAARALKSGRFRTLGVVLFTLATTGNVRTLEAISASAADEGYAITLLPVATPTSTGVRGAVTVLGEQVVDGMIVIMEVRLLDAAISLPPHTHVVVADSDAGDRYSVVDTDQSGGARAAVRHLLDLGHRSVVHVAGPAESFAAQRRAEAWRLTLEEAGCPVPPVVSGDWTADSGYEAGLALAADPSCTAVFAANDQMALGILRALHEQGRRVPEEVSVVGFDDIPEAASFFPPLTTVHQDFAEVGRLCVDGVLRQIRNETAERGTTLVPTRLVVRASTAPPPGG; encoded by the coding sequence ATGGCCGACGTGGCACGCCTGGCCGGGGTCTCCTCGCAGACGGTCTCCCGTGTGTCCAACGGGCACTCCTCGGTCACCGAGGAGACCCGCCGCCGGGTCCTGTCCGCCATGCAGGAGCTGAACTACCGGCCCAACAGTGCCGCGCGGGCCCTCAAGAGCGGAAGGTTCCGCACCCTGGGCGTCGTCCTGTTCACCCTGGCCACCACGGGCAACGTCCGGACCCTGGAGGCCATTTCGGCCTCGGCGGCGGACGAGGGCTACGCCATCACGCTGCTTCCCGTCGCGACGCCCACCAGCACCGGGGTCCGCGGGGCCGTGACCGTGCTCGGGGAGCAGGTGGTGGACGGTATGATCGTGATCATGGAGGTCCGCCTCCTGGACGCCGCCATATCGCTGCCGCCGCACACCCATGTCGTGGTGGCCGACTCGGACGCGGGCGACCGTTACAGCGTCGTGGACACCGACCAGTCCGGTGGCGCCAGGGCCGCCGTGCGGCACCTCCTGGACCTGGGCCACCGCAGCGTGGTCCATGTGGCGGGCCCCGCGGAGTCGTTCGCCGCGCAGCGCCGCGCCGAGGCATGGCGGCTGACCCTGGAGGAAGCGGGCTGTCCGGTCCCGCCGGTGGTGAGCGGCGATTGGACGGCGGACTCGGGGTACGAGGCCGGTCTCGCCCTGGCCGCCGACCCCTCGTGCACCGCCGTCTTCGCGGCCAACGACCAGATGGCGCTGGGCATCCTCCGGGCCCTGCACGAGCAGGGCAGGCGTGTGCCCGAGGAGGTCAGCGTCGTGGGCTTCGACGACATCCCCGAGGCCGCCTCGTTCTTCCCACCCCTGACCACCGTCCACCAGGATTTCGCCGAGGTCGGACGGCTGTGCGTGGACGGCGTCCTGCGGCAGATCCGCAACGAGACGGCGGAACGCGGCACCACCCTGGTCCCGACCCGGCTGGTGGTCCGGGCCAGCACCGCGCCGCCGCCCGGCGGCTGA
- a CDS encoding MarR family winged helix-turn-helix transcriptional regulator: MTDAPPNMPYLLGEARRWFDDALLAGLRAAGEQPITATQAAVFAALDADGASISELARRMGVTRQTAHQAVHSLIGMGLLEQTPDPASARSSVVRRTEQGARTHRRAEAMLARAEEILAERIGPGARDLRAVLSRPWGEPPVVLTEPGGS; the protein is encoded by the coding sequence ATGACCGACGCCCCACCGAACATGCCGTACCTGCTCGGCGAAGCCAGACGCTGGTTCGACGACGCGCTGCTGGCCGGTCTGCGGGCCGCCGGTGAGCAGCCGATCACCGCGACCCAGGCCGCCGTCTTCGCCGCACTCGACGCGGACGGCGCGTCGATCTCCGAGCTGGCCCGCCGGATGGGCGTCACCCGTCAGACGGCGCACCAGGCCGTGCACAGCCTGATCGGCATGGGTCTGCTGGAGCAGACACCCGATCCGGCCTCCGCCCGGTCCAGCGTCGTACGCCGGACCGAGCAGGGCGCCCGGACGCACCGGCGGGCGGAGGCGATGCTGGCCCGCGCCGAGGAGATCCTGGCGGAACGTATCGGCCCGGGCGCCCGGGACCTGCGCGCGGTGCTGTCCCGGCCCTGGGGCGAGCCTCCGGTGGTGCTGACGGAGCCCGGAGGGTCCTGA